The Kozakia baliensis genome includes a region encoding these proteins:
- a CDS encoding undecaprenyl-diphosphate phosphatase: MTLIQALILAIVQGVTELFPVSSLGHAVLLPAVLRWPLDEHDPFFLPFLTMLHFGTLIALFGVFWQDWVAIATGISGIHGRARQEQSFRIAFLIVLATIPAVVIGGLFEHKLRTVFSSPLMVAGFLILNGLLLLITEWLRAYKGRQPQRPIADMSMRDALIIGFWQCLAFFPGISRSGATMNGGLLRGLNHETAAKFSLLMAQPVVLAATVKEAFELRHVTVSHDMMTTSIIAAIVAGFAALFSTIVLLRYFRDHERWALSPFAFYCVGAGIFAIIAIVV; the protein is encoded by the coding sequence ATGACGCTGATCCAGGCCCTTATCCTTGCCATTGTTCAAGGCGTAACAGAACTTTTTCCTGTTAGCAGCCTGGGCCATGCCGTTTTACTTCCAGCCGTGCTGCGCTGGCCGCTTGATGAACACGATCCTTTTTTCCTGCCGTTCCTCACTATGCTGCATTTCGGAACGCTTATCGCACTGTTTGGCGTCTTCTGGCAGGACTGGGTAGCGATCGCTACCGGCATCAGCGGCATTCATGGTCGTGCACGTCAGGAACAATCCTTCCGTATCGCGTTTCTGATCGTCCTCGCCACGATTCCGGCGGTCGTTATCGGCGGACTCTTCGAACATAAATTGCGCACCGTGTTCAGTTCTCCCCTTATGGTCGCAGGCTTCCTGATCCTGAACGGCTTACTGCTGCTCATCACCGAATGGCTGCGCGCTTATAAAGGTCGCCAGCCGCAGCGCCCGATTGCCGATATGTCGATGCGCGATGCCTTGATCATTGGTTTCTGGCAGTGCCTTGCTTTCTTCCCTGGCATCTCCCGTTCGGGCGCCACAATGAATGGCGGTCTGCTCCGTGGATTGAACCATGAAACCGCCGCGAAATTCTCGCTCCTGATGGCGCAACCCGTCGTTCTGGCCGCTACGGTCAAGGAAGCTTTCGAGCTTCGTCATGTCACTGTCTCGCATGACATGATGACGACCTCCATCATCGCCGCCATCGTCGCCGGATTCGCGGCGCTTTTCAGCACGATCGTGCTTTTGCGCTATTTCCGCGATCACGAACGCTGGGCGCTGTCGCCTTTCGCCTTCTATTGCGTCGGCGCGGGCATCTTCGCGATCATCGCCATCGTCGTCTAA
- a CDS encoding APC family permease, with the protein MAEYNNSGLKRSLTATQLIMLGVGSTIGAGIYVMTGTAAAEYAGPSILISFVIAALACLFTAFSYGELASSLPVSGSAYSYAYVSMGEGAAWTVGWLLLLEYGISCAAVASGLSGYATSLLAQFGVHIPNALTQATLQTVPGSGGTAISGAWRLDLMAIIAIAIVTLCLVRGAQESARINTIIVFIKVGVLFIFVGCGLFALHPTYWHPFIPTYEGGFRFGVPGMFRAASIIFFAYVGFEAVSTASSEAKNPKRDVPIGIIGSLVICTLVYICVASVLIGVVPYQQLNVADPLAVAVRAMHQPWLALLVNVGATIGLCSVLLGLLYGQTRIFFTMSRDGLIPPIFSTLHPHFKTPWVGTVLLGALVALATATLPIDIISDLVSIGTATAFAMVCFTVIWQRNTCPDLPRPFSVPLGGINVRGVWIGVTPALGILFCLVMMAPLFVDMFRALGNGNPVSAILLLVYAAIGVFAYYGYGRHHSKMTSPTPDA; encoded by the coding sequence ATGGCCGAATACAATAATAGCGGCCTGAAGCGCTCTCTCACCGCCACACAGCTCATCATGCTCGGCGTCGGCTCGACCATTGGTGCAGGCATTTATGTCATGACCGGCACTGCCGCCGCCGAATATGCAGGACCATCGATCCTGATCTCGTTCGTCATTGCGGCTCTAGCGTGCTTGTTCACCGCCTTTTCCTACGGCGAACTGGCTTCCTCTCTGCCCGTTTCCGGCTCCGCTTATTCCTACGCTTACGTCTCGATGGGTGAAGGCGCGGCCTGGACGGTCGGGTGGCTGCTTTTGCTCGAATACGGCATTTCCTGTGCCGCCGTCGCGTCCGGGCTGTCCGGTTACGCCACGAGCCTTCTCGCGCAGTTCGGCGTCCATATTCCTAACGCCTTGACGCAAGCAACCCTGCAAACCGTGCCAGGAAGCGGCGGCACCGCCATTTCCGGCGCATGGCGTCTCGACCTCATGGCCATCATCGCCATCGCCATCGTCACACTATGCCTCGTGCGGGGCGCGCAAGAATCGGCGCGCATCAACACCATCATCGTGTTCATCAAAGTCGGCGTGCTGTTCATTTTCGTCGGTTGCGGTCTTTTCGCCCTTCATCCAACTTATTGGCACCCTTTCATCCCAACTTATGAAGGTGGTTTCCGCTTCGGCGTGCCGGGCATGTTCAGGGCCGCCTCCATAATCTTCTTCGCCTATGTAGGGTTCGAAGCCGTCTCCACAGCCTCATCCGAAGCGAAAAACCCGAAACGCGATGTCCCGATCGGCATCATCGGCAGCCTTGTCATCTGCACGCTGGTCTATATCTGCGTCGCCTCGGTGTTGATCGGCGTCGTGCCCTATCAACAACTCAATGTGGCCGATCCCCTCGCTGTCGCCGTACGTGCGATGCACCAACCCTGGCTCGCTTTGCTGGTGAATGTCGGGGCAACCATCGGTCTTTGCTCCGTCCTGCTCGGCTTGCTGTACGGACAGACGCGCATTTTCTTCACGATGAGCCGAGATGGCCTTATTCCGCCGATTTTCTCGACGCTTCACCCACATTTCAAAACGCCATGGGTCGGAACCGTCCTCCTTGGCGCACTGGTTGCTCTGGCCACGGCAACATTACCCATCGACATCATTAGCGATTTGGTCAGCATCGGCACCGCCACGGCCTTTGCCATGGTTTGTTTCACCGTCATCTGGCAGCGGAACACCTGCCCCGATCTGCCACGCCCATTCAGCGTCCCCCTCGGTGGCATCAACGTCCGGGGAGTTTGGATCGGCGTCACGCCTGCACTTGGTATTCTCTTTTGTCTCGTCATGATGGCGCCACTCTTCGTGGACATGTTTCGCGCACTTGGAAACGGCAATCCCGTTTCAGCCATCCTTCTGCTCGTCTACGCTGCAATCGGCGTTTTCGCTTATTACGGTTATGGGCGACATCATTCGAAAATGACCTCGCCTACGCCTGATGCCTAA
- a CDS encoding mechanosensitive ion channel family protein, whose translation MKQQFLSSLFAFRAYFDWLPPQVVSVLMLVLLAVVTFYLSKLISTALLRIPGKGSGAVIRNIVIAMRKPVRVMLVLIMLESALPAASGFSYETTQVLAKIFLFVGILMIGYAAIVAFRIMTEAYLNRISARDQTDDIMIRTHQTQIRVLKRLIEILVGIVTVASALMIFEPVRQYGVSLFASAGAASLIVGLSARGLLTNLIAGVQIAITQPIRMEDLIIINGDWAWVEEITSTYVVLRVWDWRRHIVPISYFLENRFENWTHNSAAIIGVVFLYLDYEAPMGKIRGYLNEIIKTCPLWDGKVFDCQVADCNAQVMTIRIIASARNALQSWDLRCDIREKIIERMRAECPEALPRSRFAMVPPKPGEEAWPHFDTISPPIDRPPAGSYMGPGSDAPKPGTDP comes from the coding sequence TTGAAGCAACAGTTCCTTAGCTCGCTCTTCGCCTTCCGCGCCTATTTCGATTGGCTGCCGCCGCAGGTGGTCTCGGTATTGATGCTTGTCCTGCTGGCGGTCGTTACTTTTTATCTGAGTAAGCTGATCTCTACGGCGCTGCTGCGGATTCCGGGTAAGGGCAGCGGGGCGGTTATCCGCAATATCGTCATCGCCATGCGTAAACCGGTGCGGGTGATGCTGGTGCTTATCATGCTGGAATCGGCGCTTCCGGCGGCCTCTGGCTTTTCTTACGAGACGACACAGGTATTGGCGAAAATCTTTCTGTTCGTCGGTATTTTAATGATCGGCTATGCGGCCATCGTCGCGTTCCGGATCATGACGGAGGCCTATCTGAACCGCATTTCGGCGCGAGATCAGACGGATGACATTATGATCCGCACGCATCAGACGCAGATTCGCGTGTTGAAGCGCCTGATCGAAATTTTGGTCGGCATCGTAACCGTCGCCAGCGCCCTGATGATTTTCGAGCCAGTGCGGCAGTATGGCGTTTCTCTGTTCGCATCCGCAGGTGCGGCTTCGTTGATCGTCGGTCTGTCGGCACGTGGATTGCTGACGAATTTGATCGCGGGCGTGCAAATCGCGATTACGCAGCCGATTCGGATGGAAGATCTGATCATTATTAATGGCGACTGGGCCTGGGTGGAGGAAATTACCTCAACTTATGTCGTGCTACGCGTTTGGGATTGGCGGCGGCATATCGTGCCGATTTCCTACTTTCTCGAAAATCGCTTCGAAAACTGGACGCATAATTCGGCCGCTATCATCGGCGTGGTGTTTCTCTATCTCGATTACGAAGCGCCCATGGGGAAGATCCGTGGATATCTCAACGAGATCATCAAGACCTGTCCACTTTGGGATGGGAAGGTTTTCGATTGTCAGGTGGCGGATTGCAACGCACAGGTCATGACGATCCGTATTATCGCAAGCGCGCGGAATGCTTTGCAGAGCTGGGATTTGCGTTGCGATATTCGTGAGAAAATTATCGAACGGATGCGGGCGGAATGTCCCGAAGCCCTGCCACGCAGCCGTTTCGCGATGGTCCCGCCGAAGCCGGGCGAGGAAGCCTGGCCTCATTTCGATACGATCTCGCCGCCGATCGATCGTCCACCTGCGGGGTCCTATATGGGGCCAGGCAGTGATGCCCCGAAGCCGGGGACTGATCCTTAG
- a CDS encoding glycosyltransferase family 2 protein, with the protein MKSPLAIVTMVYNEPEFLPVWHRHYAAQVGEAALHVIDHGSNDGSTEHLGAINLLRIPRSPQDDETRTHAISHYCASLLAWYDAVIYVDVDEFLVADPALFASLPDFTRQWHDPIVTATGLDVIHMPHQEAEIDWSRPISEQRRHVRFTSSMCKPSLIRRPVSWAPGFHNTTEAPPHLSVPLFLFHLRYADLNSGLKRLERTREQPWISEDSGRHQRMKNGDWANMLKAMAALDIHPHADLSSKDAELSRWRQLVETSGLERRHERYKLDLHISGDALWRLPDRFVGSF; encoded by the coding sequence ATGAAGTCTCCCCTCGCTATCGTCACCATGGTTTACAACGAACCGGAATTTCTTCCGGTTTGGCATCGGCACTACGCCGCTCAGGTTGGCGAAGCCGCACTTCATGTGATCGACCATGGCAGCAACGATGGTTCCACGGAACATCTTGGCGCTATCAACCTCTTGCGTATTCCACGCTCGCCACAAGATGACGAAACGCGCACACATGCTATTTCGCATTACTGCGCCAGCCTGCTCGCTTGGTATGACGCCGTCATTTACGTGGATGTCGATGAATTTCTGGTCGCCGATCCTGCGCTATTTGCTTCCCTGCCCGACTTTACGCGCCAATGGCACGATCCAATCGTCACTGCGACGGGGCTAGATGTCATTCACATGCCGCACCAAGAGGCGGAGATTGACTGGTCACGCCCAATCAGCGAACAGCGCCGCCATGTGCGCTTCACCAGTTCGATGTGCAAGCCTTCGCTTATACGACGACCGGTTTCATGGGCTCCCGGCTTCCACAACACGACAGAAGCCCCTCCGCACTTATCCGTGCCACTCTTTCTCTTTCACCTTCGCTATGCCGATTTAAACAGCGGCCTGAAGCGATTGGAGCGAACGCGGGAGCAACCCTGGATCAGTGAGGATTCCGGGCGGCATCAGCGGATGAAAAATGGAGATTGGGCCAACATGCTCAAAGCTATGGCCGCGTTGGACATTCATCCTCACGCAGACCTCAGTTCGAAAGACGCAGAACTTTCGCGCTGGCGTCAATTAGTGGAAACCAGCGGCCTAGAGCGCCGACATGAACGCTACAAACTCGATCTGCATATCAGCGGAGACGCCTTATGGCGTTTGCCGGATCGATTTGTCGGCAGTTTTTAA
- a CDS encoding DUF4167 domain-containing protein → MNMKRMRSRHHRPNGGGGGGARHNNGQMPLNRNHVFDSNGPDMRVRGTAQQLFEKYLQLGRDATGTGDRILAEAYFQHAEHYFRILNAMAQAAQQSQMERQERHQQRLRVQQEHEHGEGRRHHDEQPDEQSEEESSEETAE, encoded by the coding sequence ATGAACATGAAACGTATGAGAAGCCGTCATCATCGTCCGAATGGCGGAGGCGGAGGCGGAGCGCGGCATAACAATGGGCAGATGCCGTTGAACCGCAACCATGTGTTTGACAGCAACGGGCCTGACATGCGCGTTCGCGGAACGGCGCAGCAGCTTTTCGAAAAATATCTGCAATTGGGCCGCGATGCGACCGGAACGGGCGACCGTATTCTGGCCGAGGCTTATTTTCAGCACGCCGAGCATTATTTCCGCATTCTGAACGCCATGGCTCAGGCAGCGCAGCAAAGCCAGATGGAACGTCAGGAGCGCCATCAGCAGCGTTTGCGCGTCCAGCAAGAGCATGAGCACGGCGAAGGGCGTCGCCATCATGACGAACAGCCTGATGAACAATCCGAGGAAGAGTCTTCTGAAGAAACGGCAGAATAA
- the prmC gene encoding peptide chain release factor N(5)-glutamine methyltransferase — protein MSGKDHFLRMVLQDASRRLAAAGIEEARAEARILMAWALETDAAGLLLIDNISEGMLARFDAALARRLMREPMALILGHAGFWTLDLAVSAETLVPRGDTESLIESLLAACPSRDEALKILDLGTGTGCLLLAALSEYSTAFGVGVDLAPQAAALACGNAERNGLAERSAFVAGNWADSLTETFDVVLSNPPYIERAHIAGLMPEVSQYEPGRALDGGEDGLDAYRVIVARLPSLLSPQGVAILELGQGQGPAVSELAARVGLRTMERRCDLGGIERALVLKREER, from the coding sequence GTGAGCGGTAAAGATCATTTTCTGCGTATGGTTTTGCAGGATGCTTCGAGGCGTTTGGCAGCAGCCGGGATCGAAGAGGCGCGGGCGGAAGCCAGAATTCTGATGGCTTGGGCTTTGGAAACGGACGCGGCGGGTTTGCTGCTGATCGATAATATCTCTGAAGGAATGCTCGCACGTTTCGATGCGGCGCTTGCGCGCCGTTTGATGCGGGAGCCGATGGCTCTGATTCTCGGACATGCCGGGTTTTGGACGTTAGATTTGGCTGTATCGGCGGAAACGCTGGTGCCGCGTGGCGATACGGAAAGCCTGATCGAGTCTTTGTTGGCTGCGTGTCCGTCTCGCGATGAAGCATTGAAAATTTTGGATTTGGGGACAGGGACCGGCTGTCTGTTGCTTGCCGCGTTGAGTGAATATTCGACCGCTTTTGGCGTTGGCGTTGATTTGGCACCGCAGGCGGCCGCCTTGGCGTGTGGCAACGCTGAGCGCAATGGCTTGGCGGAACGATCCGCATTTGTGGCTGGGAATTGGGCTGATTCTTTAACCGAGACGTTCGATGTCGTGTTGAGCAACCCACCTTACATTGAGCGCGCGCATATTGCGGGTTTGATGCCGGAGGTTTCACAATATGAACCGGGGCGCGCGTTGGATGGCGGCGAAGACGGGTTGGATGCGTATCGGGTGATCGTCGCAAGGCTTCCTTCGCTTCTATCGCCGCAAGGCGTGGCTATTCTGGAATTGGGGCAGGGGCAAGGGCCGGCGGTTTCGGAGCTTGCAGCCAGAGTGGGGCTGCGAACGATGGAAAGGCGCTGCGATTTGGGCGGAATAGAGCGCGCTTTGGTATTGAAGCGGGAAGAGCGATAA
- the prfA gene encoding peptide chain release factor 1, with protein sequence MGLDDRLERIVARHDELQALMASGAGGDEFVQASREFAELEPIVASINAYRAAEEERDGAKALLEDPEMRDLARAELEEIEARLPELQQQVRLALLPRDAADERSAILEIRPAAGGDEAALFAAELFAAYKRFSDLNGWRFEVMEYAESDLAGLREGMATISGRSVFARLKYESGVHRVQRVPATENQGRTHTSTVTVAVLPEAEEVDVQIDEGDLRIDVYRASGAGGQHVNKTESAVRITHMPSGIVVAMQEEKSQHKNKAKAMKILRARLYEQQRAQAHAHRAADRKSQVGTGDRSERIRTYNFPQGRVTDHRVNLTLHKIDRVMAGEFDEIVDALAREEQTALLAAEGI encoded by the coding sequence GTGGGATTAGACGATCGGCTGGAGCGTATCGTCGCCCGGCATGACGAATTGCAGGCATTGATGGCGAGCGGCGCGGGGGGTGATGAATTCGTTCAAGCCTCGCGCGAATTCGCAGAGTTGGAGCCGATCGTGGCGTCCATCAACGCCTATCGTGCTGCCGAAGAAGAGCGCGATGGCGCAAAGGCGTTGTTGGAAGATCCGGAAATGCGGGATCTTGCGCGTGCCGAATTGGAAGAGATCGAAGCGCGTCTGCCGGAATTGCAGCAGCAGGTTCGGCTTGCGCTGTTACCGCGTGATGCGGCGGATGAACGCAGCGCCATTCTCGAAATTCGCCCGGCGGCAGGCGGAGACGAAGCTGCTTTGTTCGCGGCGGAATTGTTCGCGGCTTATAAACGTTTTTCCGATTTGAACGGTTGGCGTTTCGAAGTGATGGAATATGCCGAGAGCGATCTGGCCGGATTGCGCGAAGGCATGGCGACTATCTCGGGCCGTTCTGTTTTCGCGCGGTTGAAATACGAATCCGGCGTGCATCGTGTTCAGCGCGTACCTGCGACGGAAAATCAGGGACGGACTCATACTTCCACGGTAACGGTTGCGGTTCTGCCGGAAGCGGAAGAAGTGGACGTTCAGATCGACGAAGGCGATTTGCGTATCGACGTTTATCGTGCTTCCGGCGCGGGTGGCCAGCACGTCAATAAGACCGAGAGCGCCGTGCGTATCACGCATATGCCGAGCGGCATCGTCGTAGCCATGCAGGAAGAAAAGAGCCAGCATAAGAACAAAGCCAAGGCGATGAAGATCTTGCGTGCGCGGCTATATGAGCAGCAGCGCGCCCAGGCGCATGCGCATCGGGCGGCGGATCGTAAATCGCAAGTCGGCACGGGCGATCGTTCGGAGCGCATCCGGACATATAATTTCCCGCAAGGACGCGTGACGGATCACCGTGTCAACTTGACCCTGCATAAGATCGACCGCGTCATGGCGGGAGAGTTCGACGAGATCGTCGATGCGCTGGCCCGCGAGGAACAGACGGCGTTGCTGGCGGCGGAGGGGATTTAG
- the hisS gene encoding histidine--tRNA ligase, with amino-acid sequence MNQLQPVRGTHDLIGETARRHAHVVETARRIAATYGYEEWATPIFEDTRVFSRTLGDTSDVVTKEMYTFEDRGGDSLTLRPEGTAAICRALVTNGLTQTLPQRVFYQGPMFRYERPQKGRFRQFHQIGAELLGTAEPLLDAETIAMGYAILKELGLGDAVTLEINTLGDPESRAAWREALVAYFREHRDALSEESQNRLEANPLRILDSKSAQDRALLDDAPAFANYLNDESRRFWDALRRGLDMFGVAFVENPRIVRGLDYYSHTAFEFVTDKLGAQGTVLAGGRYEGLVAQMGGPVTPAIGWAGGIERLALLLDAPPEVKAGIAVVSTGGETMPAAVGVVQALRNAGLKAELELRGSLKKRMERIAKSGASYVVLLGDEELQRGNAQLRDLKLRAQREVPIADVPRLLADEV; translated from the coding sequence ATGAATCAATTACAGCCTGTTCGCGGTACGCATGATTTGATTGGGGAGACGGCACGGCGTCATGCGCATGTCGTCGAGACGGCGCGTCGCATTGCCGCGACTTATGGTTACGAAGAGTGGGCAACACCCATTTTCGAGGATACGCGCGTCTTTTCCCGCACTTTGGGCGATACGTCCGATGTTGTGACCAAGGAGATGTACACCTTCGAGGATCGCGGTGGGGACAGCCTGACCTTGCGGCCCGAAGGCACGGCGGCGATCTGCCGCGCGTTGGTGACGAATGGCCTGACGCAGACCTTGCCGCAACGCGTGTTCTATCAAGGGCCGATGTTCCGCTATGAGCGACCGCAGAAGGGTCGTTTCCGCCAATTCCACCAGATCGGCGCGGAATTGCTCGGAACTGCTGAGCCCTTATTGGACGCTGAAACCATCGCAATGGGTTATGCGATCCTGAAGGAGCTTGGCCTTGGCGATGCGGTAACGTTGGAAATCAACACGCTGGGCGATCCGGAAAGCCGCGCGGCCTGGCGGGAGGCGCTGGTCGCTTATTTCCGAGAGCATCGCGATGCTTTGTCGGAAGAAAGCCAGAACCGGCTGGAAGCCAATCCGCTTCGTATTCTGGACAGTAAATCGGCTCAGGATCGCGCTCTGTTGGACGATGCACCGGCATTCGCCAATTATCTGAACGATGAGTCGCGTCGCTTCTGGGATGCGTTGCGGCGTGGGTTGGATATGTTCGGCGTTGCTTTCGTCGAAAATCCGCGCATCGTCAGAGGGTTGGATTATTACAGCCATACGGCGTTCGAATTCGTCACTGACAAGCTGGGCGCGCAAGGCACGGTTTTGGCGGGCGGACGCTATGAAGGGCTTGTCGCGCAGATGGGCGGCCCGGTGACGCCTGCGATCGGCTGGGCTGGCGGCATCGAGCGTTTGGCGCTGCTGCTAGATGCGCCGCCGGAAGTGAAAGCGGGGATCGCTGTGGTTTCGACAGGCGGCGAGACGATGCCTGCGGCCGTGGGCGTGGTTCAAGCGCTTCGGAACGCAGGCCTTAAAGCCGAGTTGGAACTACGTGGTTCGCTGAAGAAGCGCATGGAGCGTATTGCGAAATCCGGCGCTTCCTATGTCGTTTTACTGGGCGATGAGGAATTGCAGCGCGGCAATGCGCAATTGCGCGATTTGAAGCTGCGTGCGCAGCGCGAAGTGCCGATTGCCGATGTGCCACGGCTTTTGGCGGATGAGGTCTGA
- the ispG gene encoding flavodoxin-dependent (E)-4-hydroxy-3-methylbut-2-enyl-diphosphate synthase has translation MSGYRPYQYIERRKSRKIHVGKVAVGGDAPISVQTMTNTLTSDAQATIEQIRLSELAGVDIVRVSCPDEESTAALAEIVKEVNVPIVADIHFHYKRAIEAARAGAACLRINPGNIGSPERVREVVNAAREHGCSIRIGVNAGSLEKHLLEKYGEPNPDALVESALEHAKILQDHDFHEFKISVKASDVFMAVAAYQQLADVCDHPLHIGITEAGSKRAGTVKSSIGLGNLLWAGIGDTMRVSLSAAPEEEVLVGWDILKSLGLRHRGVKIISCPSCARQGFNVVETVQTLEDRLQHIKTPLTLSIIGCVVNGPGEALMTDLGVTGGGAGRHMVYSAGKQDHRLSEGQDMIEHIVELVETRVAAIEAGQVEDTTAQKMDPAVA, from the coding sequence ATGAGCGGATACCGCCCTTATCAGTATATCGAGCGTCGCAAATCTCGGAAAATCCACGTCGGCAAAGTCGCCGTGGGCGGCGATGCGCCGATTTCCGTGCAGACGATGACCAATACCCTGACTTCCGACGCCCAGGCGACGATCGAACAAATTCGCCTTTCGGAATTGGCGGGTGTGGATATTGTCCGCGTGTCCTGCCCCGATGAGGAAAGCACGGCGGCGCTGGCGGAAATCGTCAAGGAAGTGAACGTGCCGATCGTGGCCGACATTCATTTCCATTATAAGCGCGCGATCGAAGCGGCGCGGGCTGGAGCGGCATGTCTGCGCATCAATCCCGGCAATATCGGTAGCCCGGAGCGCGTGCGCGAGGTCGTGAACGCCGCGCGTGAGCATGGCTGTTCGATCCGTATCGGCGTGAATGCGGGTTCGCTTGAGAAGCACCTGCTGGAAAAATACGGTGAGCCTAACCCCGATGCGCTGGTGGAAAGCGCGCTGGAACATGCGAAGATCCTTCAGGATCACGATTTCCATGAATTCAAGATCAGCGTGAAGGCGTCCGACGTTTTCATGGCGGTGGCGGCTTATCAGCAACTTGCCGATGTCTGCGACCATCCGCTGCATATCGGCATCACCGAGGCCGGATCGAAGCGTGCCGGAACGGTTAAGTCCTCCATCGGTCTCGGCAATCTACTTTGGGCTGGGATTGGCGATACCATGCGCGTTTCTCTCTCCGCGGCGCCGGAAGAGGAAGTGCTGGTGGGTTGGGATATTCTCAAATCCCTCGGCCTGCGCCATCGTGGCGTGAAAATTATTTCCTGCCCGTCCTGCGCGCGCCAGGGCTTCAATGTGGTCGAGACGGTTCAGACGCTTGAAGACCGTTTGCAGCACATCAAGACGCCGCTAACGCTTTCCATCATTGGTTGCGTTGTTAACGGACCGGGTGAGGCGTTGATGACGGATCTGGGCGTGACCGGGGGTGGCGCGGGTCGTCATATGGTCTATTCCGCCGGGAAGCAGGATCATCGTCTGAGCGAAGGTCAGGATATGATCGAGCATATCGTCGAATTGGTCGAGACGCGCGTGGCGGCGATTGAGGCAGGGCAGGTGGAAGACACCACGGCTCAAAAAATGGACCCGGCGGTCGCTTGA
- a CDS encoding helix-turn-helix domain-containing protein — translation MSSSGARPNRVPGTAESRSGLGMELRARREELGWALPDVANWLRIREAYLQALEDGQSSALPGTAYAVGFLRTYAQALGFDGEEMARRFRRDAHGALDRKPDLTFPQPVSERGVPVGIWIGVGLAVMIGTYIGYYHFMGGEVAPVRHMPPAAELMPGVTEKGTTSPQVAAVMPERGQAPTPQSLPPQNSTPQSPAPQTSMSQGLASQSLPPQSPAAGPEMPQNQAVSATPPPSATPLAPQTEKSATAPDAVQPNANATPGASEAASAAETTDATAPAASENAVALHANADAWVQIRDHNGAVVFSRVLKAGESWQGDASAEPYRMTLGNAGGLVLSAGTVTTPPLGRLGTVRHNLMVTADAVRQGALTSTSTRAAPVAPSGNVSAHVASPPPVAAPEPHLPLKSPSNSETETETDRLNAHQLEQSAQPR, via the coding sequence ATGAGTTCATCCGGGGCGCGACCCAATCGTGTGCCTGGCACAGCCGAATCGCGTTCGGGCCTCGGAATGGAATTGCGCGCCCGCCGGGAAGAACTTGGCTGGGCTTTGCCCGATGTGGCGAATTGGCTGCGCATTCGTGAAGCTTACCTGCAAGCGCTTGAGGATGGACAATCCTCGGCGCTGCCCGGAACCGCTTATGCGGTGGGTTTTCTGCGGACATATGCGCAGGCATTGGGTTTCGACGGCGAAGAAATGGCACGGCGTTTCCGTCGTGATGCGCATGGAGCGCTCGACCGTAAGCCCGATTTGACCTTTCCACAGCCGGTATCGGAACGAGGCGTTCCGGTCGGCATTTGGATAGGCGTCGGGCTGGCGGTGATGATCGGCACCTATATCGGCTATTATCACTTCATGGGCGGAGAGGTCGCGCCTGTGCGTCATATGCCGCCAGCAGCGGAATTGATGCCGGGAGTGACTGAAAAAGGCACGACGTCACCCCAGGTTGCAGCGGTGATGCCGGAGCGAGGGCAGGCTCCGACGCCGCAGAGTTTGCCACCGCAGAACTCGACGCCGCAGAGTCCCGCGCCTCAAACTTCGATGTCGCAAGGTTTGGCTTCCCAAAGCCTACCACCGCAATCTCCGGCGGCGGGACCTGAGATGCCGCAAAACCAAGCTGTTTCGGCAACGCCTCCGCCATCCGCAACGCCTCTAGCGCCGCAGACGGAAAAATCGGCAACAGCGCCTGATGCTGTGCAACCGAATGCAAACGCAACGCCAGGCGCGTCAGAAGCAGCCTCTGCGGCTGAGACCACTGACGCCACGGCTCCGGCAGCTTCGGAAAATGCGGTCGCGCTTCATGCGAATGCGGATGCGTGGGTGCAAATTCGCGACCATAATGGTGCTGTGGTGTTCAGCCGTGTGTTGAAAGCCGGTGAATCATGGCAGGGTGATGCGAGCGCGGAACCTTACCGAATGACGCTTGGTAACGCCGGGGGCCTGGTTCTGAGCGCGGGCACAGTGACGACACCGCCTTTAGGGCGTCTTGGAACAGTCAGGCATAATTTGATGGTAACGGCGGATGCGGTTCGCCAGGGCGCTTTGACGAGCACTTCGACGCGGGCAGCGCCGGTTGCTCCGTCTGGCAATGTGTCAGCACATGTTGCTTCCCCGCCGCCCGTCGCGGCACCGGAGCCACACCTGCCGTTGAAAAGTCCTTCGAATTCGGAGACGGAGACGGAAACGGACCGTTTGAACGCACATCAACTGGAACAATCGGCGCAGCCGCGCTAG